A DNA window from Solirubrobacterales bacterium contains the following coding sequences:
- the cax gene encoding calcium/proton exchanger: MGSLVLKRFLFSSDGWPYLLSPFVAAAIVLEFGGGSATLIFAVAAIGLIPAAAVMGRATEELAARSGPGIGGLLNVTFGNFPELIIAILALNAGLQELVKASLVGSIIGNILLVMGASMFVGGLKRKEQTFNQTAASVQSSMLVLAMAALFMPAVYELVDGSGLPDPGAAIVNYDSSVEKLSAIAGGFLLLSYVGGLIFSLVTHKDLFNQGHDEEMAQNAWTIKRSIGVLAGASIVVGLMSEILVGSIEEASAAIGLSEFFVGVFVVAIVGNAAEHWVAVLVAYKDKMDLAVNIAIGSAAQIALFVAPVLVFLSFFIGPNPMPLVFNGFELAGLLIALVIANVITSDGRSTWFEGLQLLSLYAVIGVAFYFA, encoded by the coding sequence ATAGGCTCGTTGGTTTTGAAGCGGTTTCTTTTTTCGTCTGACGGCTGGCCGTATCTGCTCAGCCCGTTCGTCGCCGCTGCGATCGTCCTCGAGTTCGGGGGCGGCAGCGCGACGTTGATCTTCGCGGTCGCCGCGATTGGGCTGATCCCCGCCGCGGCCGTGATGGGTCGTGCCACGGAGGAGCTTGCCGCACGCTCGGGCCCCGGCATCGGTGGTCTGCTGAACGTGACGTTCGGCAACTTTCCCGAACTGATCATCGCGATCCTGGCGTTGAACGCTGGACTGCAAGAGCTGGTGAAGGCGTCGCTGGTCGGCTCGATCATCGGCAACATTCTGCTCGTGATGGGCGCCTCGATGTTTGTCGGTGGCCTCAAGCGCAAGGAGCAGACCTTCAACCAGACCGCGGCGAGCGTGCAGTCCTCGATGCTCGTCCTCGCGATGGCCGCGCTGTTCATGCCCGCGGTGTACGAGCTCGTTGATGGCAGCGGTCTGCCCGATCCTGGCGCCGCGATTGTCAACTACGACTCGTCCGTGGAGAAACTCTCCGCGATCGCGGGAGGTTTTCTTCTGCTCAGCTATGTGGGCGGATTGATCTTCTCACTGGTGACCCACAAGGATCTCTTCAATCAGGGCCATGACGAGGAGATGGCCCAGAACGCATGGACGATCAAGCGATCGATTGGCGTGCTGGCCGGCGCGAGTATCGTCGTCGGTCTGATGAGCGAGATCCTCGTCGGGTCAATCGAGGAGGCGTCAGCGGCGATCGGGCTCTCTGAGTTCTTCGTCGGTGTCTTCGTGGTTGCGATCGTGGGAAATGCCGCCGAACATTGGGTTGCCGTGCTCGTTGCATACAAGGACAAGATGGATCTCGCGGTCAACATCGCGATCGGGTCGGCCGCTCAGATTGCGCTGTTCGTCGCCCCGGTGCTCGTGTTTCTCTCATTCTTCATCGGGCCGAACCCGATGCCGCTGGTCTTCAACGGATTTGAACTTGCCGGATTGCTGATCGCTCTCGTGATCGCCAACGTGATCACCTCCGACGGGAGATCCACATGGTTTGAGGGTCTCCAGCTGCTTTCGCTTTATGCCGTGATCGGCGTGGCCTTTTACTTCGCCTAA
- a CDS encoding acyl-CoA dehydrogenase family protein: MNFQLSDEQKLMQETAKDFAVNEIRPVAEHHDRDSIFPREIINKAWELGLMNTTIPEAYGGAELDFLSGSIIEEQLSWGCSGIATSIFTNGLASMPVELGGSEEIKKKYLSQLVEEPKLASFCLTEPEAGSDVASMKTTAIKKGDKYVLNGSKCFITNGSHADWYTVYAKTDPDAGHRGISAFVVEKDWGVVVDKKEDKLGQRASDTAMVSFSDVEVPAENLLGEENAGFKLAMMTLDRTRPGVAAMATGIQQASLDAAVDYAKERIQFGVPIAMHQAIQFMIADMATKLEASRLLYMKSAWLLDNGLRNSLVASHAKRFAADSAMETAVDAVQVFGGYGFIKEYPVEKFMRDAKIMQLYEGTSQIQRLVIAKETLAPSRDTVAV; encoded by the coding sequence ATCAACTTTCAGCTTTCCGACGAGCAGAAGCTCATGCAGGAGACCGCCAAGGATTTCGCCGTCAACGAGATCCGCCCGGTAGCCGAGCACCACGACCGCGACTCAATCTTCCCGCGTGAGATCATCAACAAGGCTTGGGAGCTGGGCCTGATGAACACAACGATCCCCGAGGCGTACGGCGGAGCAGAACTCGACTTCCTCTCCGGCAGCATCATCGAGGAGCAGCTTTCGTGGGGTTGCAGCGGTATCGCCACCTCGATCTTCACCAACGGCCTGGCTTCAATGCCGGTCGAGCTCGGCGGATCTGAAGAGATCAAGAAGAAGTACCTCTCGCAGCTCGTCGAAGAGCCCAAGCTCGCATCGTTCTGCCTGACTGAGCCCGAGGCCGGTTCTGACGTCGCCTCAATGAAGACCACAGCCATCAAGAAGGGCGACAAGTACGTCCTCAACGGCTCCAAGTGCTTCATCACCAACGGCTCGCACGCCGACTGGTACACCGTTTACGCCAAGACCGATCCAGACGCGGGCCACCGCGGCATCAGCGCCTTCGTAGTTGAGAAGGACTGGGGCGTAGTCGTGGACAAGAAGGAAGACAAGCTCGGTCAGCGCGCGTCAGACACCGCGATGGTCAGCTTCTCTGACGTTGAGGTCCCCGCAGAGAACCTGCTCGGCGAAGAGAACGCCGGCTTCAAGCTCGCGATGATGACCCTCGACCGCACCCGCCCGGGCGTGGCAGCGATGGCAACCGGCATTCAGCAGGCTTCGCTCGACGCAGCAGTTGACTACGCGAAGGAGCGCATCCAGTTTGGCGTGCCGATCGCGATGCACCAGGCAATCCAGTTCATGATCGCCGACATGGCAACCAAGCTCGAGGCCTCGCGCCTGCTCTACATGAAGAGCGCGTGGCTCCTGGACAACGGCCTGCGCAACTCGCTGGTCGCCTCACACGCCAAGCGCTTCGCCGCAGACTCCGCCATGGAGACCGCAGTTGACGCCGTCCAGGTCTTCGGAGGCTACGGCTTCATCAAGGAGTACCCGGTCGAGAAGTTCATGCGTGACGCGAAGATCATGCAGTTGTACGAAGGCACGAGCCAGATCCAGCGCCTCGTCATCGCCAAGGAGACTCTCGCTCCTTCGCGCGACACGGTTGCTGTCTAG
- a CDS encoding DsbA family protein encodes MPQEVTFFYDLGSPYAYITADRIDEQFDTSITVDWVPVLLGGIFNATGRSSWAETGARADGIAEIAQRAAAYGMPAFRYPEPWPNNGLTAMRVATWAHSAGAGRRFARAGFEVQFNDGLALSEQDNIELAAHRAGLDPQFALEAAQDQTVKQALIDNTQAAIDVGAIGVPTIVVGNQAFWGDDKLHEAVAAATGL; translated from the coding sequence ATGCCCCAAGAAGTCACCTTCTTCTACGACCTCGGCTCCCCCTACGCCTACATCACGGCCGACCGAATCGACGAGCAGTTCGACACATCAATCACCGTCGACTGGGTCCCGGTCCTGCTCGGCGGAATCTTCAACGCCACCGGCCGCAGCTCCTGGGCTGAAACCGGCGCGCGCGCCGACGGCATCGCCGAGATCGCACAACGCGCGGCCGCATACGGCATGCCGGCCTTCCGCTACCCCGAGCCTTGGCCCAACAACGGCCTCACCGCCATGCGCGTCGCCACATGGGCGCACAGCGCGGGCGCCGGCCGCCGCTTTGCCCGCGCGGGCTTCGAGGTCCAGTTCAACGATGGCCTTGCGCTCAGCGAACAGGACAACATCGAACTCGCCGCCCACCGCGCTGGTCTTGACCCCCAGTTCGCACTTGAAGCCGCGCAGGATCAGACCGTCAAGCAGGCACTGATCGACAACACCCAGGCGGCGATCGACGTCGGCGCCATCGGCGTCCCTACGATCGTGGTCGGCAACCAGGCGTTCTGGGGCGACGACAAACTGCACGAGGCAGTTGCCGCGGCGACCGGGCTGTAG
- a CDS encoding helix-turn-helix transcriptional regulator, translated as MAAKSPKRLPKDAVAKAAGEATEQYLREQREAAAGPEAPVTIRKRAASDPLANELRKQLLPLLVLHFAKQEPTYGNQLIDRITTLTGGVLTVNPNTMYPLLRDFEAKGLIEGHWEHPERRSRRFYSLTPAGDAELERLTPGAHEALDALDSTIGQIKGELGA; from the coding sequence GTGGCCGCCAAGTCTCCCAAGCGATTGCCGAAGGACGCCGTCGCCAAGGCCGCGGGGGAGGCGACCGAGCAGTATCTGCGCGAGCAGCGCGAGGCCGCCGCGGGGCCTGAAGCTCCCGTCACGATTCGCAAGCGCGCGGCAAGTGACCCGCTTGCCAACGAACTCCGCAAGCAGCTCCTGCCGCTGCTCGTGCTGCATTTCGCCAAGCAGGAGCCGACTTACGGCAATCAGCTGATCGACCGCATCACCACGCTCACAGGCGGCGTGCTCACAGTGAATCCCAACACGATGTATCCACTGCTCAGAGACTTCGAGGCCAAGGGCCTGATCGAAGGGCACTGGGAGCATCCAGAGCGCCGCAGCCGCCGTTTCTACTCGCTCACGCCCGCTGGCGACGCCGAACTCGAGCGCCTGACCCCCGGCGCGCATGAGGCTCTCGACGCGCTCGACAGCACGATCGGCCAGATAAAGGGCGAACTCGGCGCCTGA
- a CDS encoding acyl-CoA dehydrogenase family protein: MAVVAPAGSRPLYEDEHQDYRASFRQFLQAEVAPHHEKWGEEHLVSRELFTKAGENGFIAMAVDEEYGGFGVDDWRFNAVLAEEAAYAGVQASWMGPSVHTDLGLPYIRAAANDEQKARWYPKIASGESILALAMTEPGTGSDLSAISTTAVRDGDDYIVNGSKTFISNGILADQVVTAVRTGDDPHQGLSMIVIDRDTEGFERGAQIHKRGQHQNDTAELFFNDARVPVENLLSEEGTGFSQLMAHLIPERLGLAVGSIAACEAVLDLTLEYAKERKAFGRPIGSFQNSRFVLAEAQTKVTITRTWMDTVVQKYVDGTCTVQEAAMAKYWTTDLMSEVADVCVQMFGGYGYTTEYKVSEYWADARVNRIYAGTNEIMKELIGRSMGL; this comes from the coding sequence ATGGCAGTAGTGGCACCGGCCGGTTCACGGCCCCTGTACGAAGACGAGCACCAGGATTACCGCGCGAGCTTTCGCCAGTTCCTCCAGGCCGAAGTGGCCCCGCACCACGAGAAGTGGGGCGAGGAGCACCTCGTGTCCCGCGAACTCTTCACGAAGGCCGGCGAGAACGGCTTCATCGCGATGGCGGTCGACGAGGAGTACGGCGGATTCGGTGTGGACGACTGGCGTTTCAACGCGGTGCTCGCCGAGGAAGCCGCGTACGCGGGCGTCCAGGCATCGTGGATGGGCCCGTCGGTACACACTGACCTCGGACTTCCATACATCCGCGCCGCCGCCAACGACGAGCAGAAAGCTCGCTGGTATCCGAAGATCGCGTCAGGCGAAAGCATCCTCGCCCTCGCGATGACTGAACCAGGAACTGGATCCGACCTCTCCGCCATCAGCACAACTGCTGTGCGCGACGGTGACGACTACATCGTCAACGGCTCCAAGACGTTCATCAGCAACGGCATCCTCGCCGATCAGGTCGTGACCGCGGTCCGCACCGGCGATGACCCGCACCAGGGCCTTTCGATGATCGTCATCGACCGCGACACGGAGGGATTCGAGCGCGGAGCCCAGATTCACAAGCGAGGCCAGCACCAGAACGACACGGCCGAGCTCTTCTTCAACGATGCGCGCGTCCCGGTCGAAAACCTGCTCAGCGAAGAGGGCACCGGCTTCAGTCAGCTGATGGCCCATCTGATCCCCGAGCGCCTCGGCCTTGCCGTCGGCTCGATCGCGGCCTGCGAAGCAGTCCTCGACCTCACGCTCGAGTACGCCAAGGAGCGCAAGGCCTTCGGTCGCCCGATCGGCTCGTTCCAGAACTCACGTTTCGTACTCGCAGAGGCGCAGACCAAGGTGACGATCACCCGCACGTGGATGGACACCGTCGTCCAGAAGTACGTCGACGGAACCTGCACTGTGCAGGAAGCCGCAATGGCCAAGTACTGGACCACGGACCTGATGTCAGAGGTCGCAGACGTCTGCGTCCAGATGTTTGGCGGGTACGGCTACACCACTGAGTACAAGGTCAGCGAGTACTGGGCTGACGCGCGCGTGAACCGCATTTACGCGGGCACCAACGAGATCATGAAGGAACTGATCGGTCGTTCAATGGGCCTCTAG
- a CDS encoding enoyl-CoA hydratase/isomerase family protein → MNVTKAAVVGAGTMGGEIAFVIASAGIPVLLKDVDQKFVDHGIDKATELLDRAIKKEKLDAAGKTAVLELITGTLDYDGFGDVDFVIEAVPERMSIKRSVFADLDAATPGHAILASNTSALSIDEIGAATTRPDKVVGFHFFYPASFSKLVEVIEGAQTSPETTTASVNFAQTIKKSPISCADAPGFVVNRILTASLGEMFRAADEHDLSPAQMDAAVVSLKTAPAGPATLTDTLGLDTVLHVMEHLNAELGDTFYVAPKLKELVEAGKLGAKTGSGFYDPAGQPGELPEIDQGTAGELALRSGLRALVESILIIEEAVGNAREVDLGMMMGAGIVPGPLAQADAMGLDNALAALSHAETQWGEGFKPPTLLKRLVAQGRTGKAAGQGFFAYPQPAEGEQAEVVLFEKRGPVGIAWLKAEPVNPISAELVRDLENVYERAEADLEIKSLVIASANTAIFSAGANLKAFAAFGPDDVANAIDATNAIFRKLETGRLTTIAAVNGGAFGGGCELAMSANVRLAGESATFGQPEINLGIIPGFGGSQRLPRLVGKAAAFEIIAGGDNISAWRALEIGLVSEVLPDHELFDAAIALGEKLAAQPQSAIQQIKGLLDDPTLEAGIARERDAFVAAVDSPDGREGVAAFLQKRAPKFTQ, encoded by the coding sequence ATGAATGTCACCAAAGCAGCCGTAGTTGGCGCGGGCACGATGGGCGGCGAAATCGCCTTTGTGATCGCTTCGGCCGGCATCCCAGTCCTGCTCAAAGACGTTGACCAGAAGTTTGTCGACCACGGAATTGACAAGGCGACCGAGCTGCTCGATCGCGCCATCAAGAAGGAAAAGCTCGACGCGGCCGGCAAGACCGCAGTCCTCGAGCTGATCACCGGAACGCTCGACTACGACGGTTTCGGGGACGTTGACTTCGTGATCGAGGCCGTGCCCGAGCGCATGTCGATCAAGCGATCGGTCTTTGCTGATCTCGATGCCGCCACGCCTGGTCACGCGATTCTCGCCAGCAACACGAGCGCGCTGTCGATCGATGAGATCGGCGCAGCCACCACCCGCCCCGACAAGGTCGTCGGATTCCACTTCTTCTACCCGGCCAGCTTCAGCAAGCTCGTCGAGGTGATCGAAGGTGCCCAGACCTCGCCCGAAACCACGACAGCTTCGGTCAACTTCGCGCAGACGATCAAGAAGTCACCGATCAGTTGCGCAGACGCGCCGGGTTTCGTCGTCAACCGCATCCTCACTGCGAGTCTCGGCGAGATGTTCCGCGCCGCCGACGAGCACGACCTCTCACCTGCCCAGATGGACGCTGCGGTGGTCAGCCTGAAGACCGCGCCCGCGGGCCCGGCCACGCTGACCGACACGCTCGGTCTCGACACCGTCCTGCACGTGATGGAGCACCTCAACGCCGAGCTCGGCGACACGTTCTATGTCGCGCCCAAGCTCAAGGAGCTGGTCGAGGCAGGCAAACTCGGCGCCAAGACGGGCAGCGGCTTCTACGACCCGGCCGGACAGCCGGGCGAACTACCCGAGATCGATCAGGGCACTGCTGGTGAGCTGGCGCTGCGCAGCGGACTCCGCGCTCTGGTCGAATCGATTCTGATCATCGAAGAGGCAGTCGGCAACGCCCGCGAAGTGGACCTCGGAATGATGATGGGAGCCGGGATCGTGCCGGGACCGCTCGCTCAGGCCGACGCGATGGGCCTCGACAATGCCCTGGCGGCGCTGAGCCACGCTGAGACGCAATGGGGCGAGGGATTCAAGCCGCCGACGCTGCTCAAGCGACTCGTGGCGCAGGGCCGCACAGGGAAGGCCGCAGGGCAGGGCTTCTTCGCCTACCCGCAGCCTGCCGAGGGCGAGCAGGCGGAAGTCGTACTGTTCGAGAAGCGCGGGCCCGTCGGTATCGCCTGGCTCAAGGCAGAGCCGGTCAACCCGATTTCGGCCGAGCTCGTGCGCGACCTCGAGAACGTCTACGAGCGCGCCGAGGCCGACCTGGAGATCAAGAGCCTCGTGATCGCCAGTGCGAACACCGCGATCTTCAGCGCCGGTGCAAACCTCAAAGCGTTCGCCGCCTTCGGCCCTGACGACGTGGCGAACGCGATCGATGCAACCAACGCAATCTTCCGCAAGCTTGAAACCGGCCGCCTCACCACGATCGCGGCGGTCAACGGCGGCGCATTCGGCGGCGGCTGCGAGCTCGCCATGAGCGCCAACGTGCGCCTCGCAGGCGAATCCGCAACCTTCGGTCAGCCGGAGATCAATCTTGGAATCATTCCGGGTTTCGGCGGATCGCAGCGACTGCCGCGCCTGGTCGGCAAGGCAGCGGCCTTCGAGATCATCGCCGGCGGCGACAACATCAGCGCATGGCGTGCGCTCGAGATCGGACTGGTCAGCGAAGTTCTGCCCGACCACGAGCTCTTCGACGCAGCGATCGCGCTCGGCGAGAAGCTCGCCGCGCAGCCGCAGTCAGCAATCCAGCAGATCAAGGGTCTGCTTGACGACCCGACGCTCGAGGCGGGAATCGCGCGTGAGCGCGACGCATTCGTTGCAGCGGTCGATTCGCCCGACGGGCGCGAGGGCGTCGCAGCCTTCCTGCAGAAGCGCGCGCCGAAGTTCACGCAATGA
- a CDS encoding NAD-dependent protein deacylase: MSPSDSVATLAQALVSARSAIVLTGAGVSVPSGIPDFRTPETGMWANVDPMEVAHIDTFTYDPERFWSFYGERFASLGDKRPNGAHEVLVELEKRGLVDAVITQNIDRLHHMAGTHDLIEVHGSIETSHCLACGAEYELEWVRDQAAEHGIPRCIECETKPALKPDVVLFGEMLPDEAIQRAFELAAGADLLIAIGSSLVVHPVAGLPTITLKSGGEVALVTNGPTPFDREAFAKLDGDVEEELAALLAAVNGLT; the protein is encoded by the coding sequence ATGAGCCCGAGCGACTCCGTCGCCACGCTCGCCCAAGCCCTCGTAAGCGCCCGTAGCGCCATCGTCCTGACGGGCGCGGGCGTTTCCGTACCGAGCGGCATCCCTGACTTCCGCACGCCGGAGACGGGGATGTGGGCCAACGTGGACCCGATGGAGGTCGCGCACATCGACACGTTCACCTACGACCCAGAGCGCTTCTGGTCGTTCTACGGCGAGCGCTTTGCCTCGCTGGGTGACAAACGCCCCAACGGTGCACACGAAGTGCTCGTCGAGCTGGAGAAACGTGGCCTGGTCGACGCCGTGATCACCCAGAACATCGACCGCCTGCACCACATGGCAGGCACGCACGATCTGATCGAAGTTCACGGTTCGATCGAGACCTCGCACTGCCTTGCCTGCGGAGCCGAGTACGAGCTCGAGTGGGTCCGCGATCAGGCCGCCGAGCACGGAATCCCTCGCTGCATCGAATGCGAGACCAAGCCTGCGCTCAAGCCCGACGTCGTGCTCTTCGGCGAGATGCTTCCCGACGAGGCGATTCAGCGAGCGTTCGAGCTCGCTGCCGGCGCGGACCTGCTGATCGCAATCGGCAGCTCGCTGGTTGTTCACCCGGTCGCCGGCCTGCCGACGATCACGCTCAAGAGCGGGGGAGAGGTCGCGCTGGTTACAAACGGTCCGACGCCGTTCGACCGTGAGGCGTTTGCAAAGCTGGACGGAGACGTCGAGGAAGA